The Acetomicrobium flavidum genome window below encodes:
- a CDS encoding V-type ATPase subunit — MRGHEENYSYLCAALRARAARFYTWEELSSLARGGFESLKSEFLEGRYSESYRSQLLSSLSSPLRKIELAIMFEITRRLRSAHLKAQGEPHELMSVVLSQADLHNFRIILRRFASKGSHQEQEYLWHLYGDLPRKFFKNLWESDSITMARERIYLFGNPRGAILDSALAVLQTSKNLILAERELILNYIGYYETSISKFPNKNGAIVKEYLGRLVDLWNLNLWLKQRIGAEESRSSADYLPGGAWINPKDLSNAKVITDVIRWTPWYKAVRTKTFNSTMEFQWHIQREFWRWQISLFRKDPLGFEVPFGYIAKALAEWSNLNIIAIGTAFRLNPDKIIGRLIPTK; from the coding sequence TTGAGAGGTCATGAAGAAAATTACAGTTACCTATGCGCCGCCCTAAGAGCCAGGGCGGCCAGATTTTATACATGGGAAGAGCTTTCCTCGCTTGCTCGCGGCGGTTTTGAGTCCTTGAAATCTGAATTTCTGGAGGGACGATATAGCGAGAGCTATCGCTCGCAATTGTTATCTTCTTTGTCCTCTCCATTGCGCAAGATCGAGCTTGCAATCATGTTTGAGATCACAAGGCGTTTAAGATCGGCTCATTTGAAGGCCCAGGGCGAACCGCATGAACTGATGTCCGTTGTTTTAAGTCAGGCTGATCTGCACAACTTTCGCATTATCCTTCGAAGGTTTGCGAGCAAAGGCTCCCATCAGGAGCAAGAATATCTTTGGCACCTCTACGGTGATCTTCCAAGGAAATTTTTCAAGAATTTATGGGAGTCTGATAGCATTACTATGGCCAGGGAACGCATCTATCTTTTTGGCAATCCACGGGGAGCTATATTGGATAGTGCCTTGGCAGTTTTGCAAACGTCTAAAAACCTTATTTTGGCTGAGCGAGAGTTGATATTAAACTACATCGGATATTACGAAACATCAATCTCAAAGTTTCCCAATAAAAATGGTGCCATAGTCAAGGAATATCTCGGAAGGCTAGTCGACCTATGGAATCTAAACTTATGGCTTAAACAAAGGATAGGGGCAGAAGAAAGCAGATCCTCTGCGGATTACCTTCCGGGGGGAGCATGGATCAATCCTAAGGATTTATCTAACGCCAAGGTCATAACTGACGTTATTCGATGGACTCCGTGGTACAAAGCCGTTAGAACAAAAACATTTAACTCTACAATGGAATTCCAATGGCATATCCAAAGGGAATTTTGGAGGTGGCAGATCTCCTTATTTCGCAAGGACCCCTTAGGCTTTGAGGTGCCTTTCGGATACATTGCAAAGGCCCTGGCAGAATGGAGTAACTTGAACATCATTGCTATAGGTACTGCCTTCAGATTGAACCCGGATAAAATCATAGGAAGGTTGATCCCTACTAAGTGA
- a CDS encoding ATPase yields the protein MEKALLGLAAALAVGIPALATAYAQAKIGSAGAATVAEKPETAAIMIILEAIPETMVILGFVVAIMLIL from the coding sequence TTGGAAAAGGCCTTATTAGGATTGGCTGCAGCCCTGGCAGTTGGCATTCCGGCTTTAGCCACGGCTTACGCTCAGGCAAAAATAGGAAGTGCAGGCGCTGCTACGGTCGCCGAAAAACCGGAAACCGCTGCAATCATGATAATACTTGAGGCAATACCTGAGACTATGGTAATATTAGGTTTTGTCGTTGCTATTATGCTTATCTTATAG